From the Flavobacterium galactosidilyticum genome, one window contains:
- a CDS encoding DUF445 domain-containing protein yields MDNTETKKANLKNMKNIALCVLGIAVIVFFVAHHYKIGWLKAISEAAMVGGIADWFAVVALFRHPLGIPIPHTALIPNNKDAIGQNLGSFVSDEFLIKEKLEVKLDEFDFASKATNWLKEDKNANTIASLVVENVIPGVLKTIDDADVKNFIQQQFEIKMQELNFGEWIASGLETLSKSDKQAQLITNVLTVLATELEANKAEINEKVKKSTPWYTLGVADKKIAEGVFNGLYEFLDMAKEPDSSIRQKIDSYVLKFIEDLKSSPEMQLKISLLIIEFTQKEEVQDYIGSIWQEVKNAVLADLENGEQSKIKLNLSRMIGNFGTTIQNDIVMTTKINNFIKIDLLGILLRNKKAIGDLIANSVRSWDKKEIAEKLELEVGKDLQFIRINGTVVGGFVGLIIYLVEQFI; encoded by the coding sequence ATGGATAATACTGAAACTAAAAAAGCGAATTTAAAGAACATGAAAAATATTGCCCTATGTGTTTTAGGGATTGCTGTCATAGTCTTTTTTGTAGCGCATCACTATAAAATAGGTTGGCTAAAAGCGATTAGCGAGGCGGCGATGGTTGGTGGAATTGCAGACTGGTTTGCCGTGGTGGCGCTGTTCAGACATCCTCTTGGAATTCCTATTCCGCATACGGCATTAATTCCCAACAATAAAGATGCTATTGGTCAGAATTTAGGCAGTTTTGTGTCTGATGAGTTTTTAATTAAAGAAAAATTAGAAGTGAAATTAGATGAATTTGACTTTGCATCAAAAGCAACTAATTGGCTGAAAGAGGACAAAAATGCGAATACAATTGCATCTTTGGTGGTTGAAAATGTAATTCCAGGAGTACTAAAAACTATTGATGATGCTGATGTAAAAAACTTTATTCAGCAACAATTTGAAATCAAAATGCAGGAATTAAATTTTGGTGAATGGATTGCATCAGGACTAGAAACCTTATCTAAAAGTGACAAGCAAGCACAATTAATAACAAATGTTTTGACCGTTTTAGCAACTGAATTGGAAGCTAATAAGGCAGAGATAAATGAAAAAGTTAAGAAGTCTACACCTTGGTATACTTTAGGAGTTGCTGATAAAAAAATTGCGGAAGGTGTTTTTAATGGACTTTACGAGTTTTTAGATATGGCAAAAGAACCCGATAGTTCAATTCGTCAAAAGATTGATTCTTATGTGTTAAAATTTATCGAAGATTTAAAAAGTTCGCCAGAAATGCAACTAAAAATAAGTTTATTAATTATTGAATTTACTCAAAAAGAAGAAGTTCAAGATTATATTGGTTCGATTTGGCAGGAAGTAAAAAACGCTGTTCTAGCTGATTTAGAAAATGGAGAGCAGTCCAAAATTAAACTGAATTTGTCGCGTATGATTGGAAACTTTGGTACAACAATTCAAAATGATATAGTGATGACAACCAAGATTAATAATTTTATAAAAATCGATTTACTAGGTATTTTACTTCGAAATAAAAAAGCTATTGGAGATTTAATTGCAAACTCTGTACGAAGCTGGGATAAAAAAGAAATTGCTGAAAAATTAGAGTTGGAAGTAGGGAAGGATCTTCAATTTATAAGAATCAACGGAACGGTAGTAGGCGGTTTTGTTGGGCTTATCATTTATTTAGTAGAGCAATTTATATAA
- the map gene encoding type I methionyl aminopeptidase: protein MIIVKSREEIELMRESALIVSKTLGMVASEIKEGVTTLYLDKLAEEFIRDHGAVPSFLGLYDFPNSLCMSPNSQVVHGIPNNKPLESGDVISVDCGAYKNGYHGDHAYSFEIGEVAPETKKLLQITKESLYVGIREFKLGNRVEDVGNAIQKYTEAHGYGVVRELVGHGVGQKMHEDPEMPNYGKKGRGKLFVEGMVVAIEPMINLGTRNIKQHKDGWTITTADGKPSAHFEHDVAIIDGKPEILSTFAYIYKALGIVSNEEDEFRKTPLVL, encoded by the coding sequence ATGATTATTGTAAAATCACGTGAGGAAATAGAATTAATGCGCGAAAGCGCGTTGATCGTATCAAAAACATTAGGAATGGTTGCTTCTGAAATAAAAGAAGGAGTTACCACTTTATATTTAGACAAACTAGCAGAAGAATTTATTCGTGACCACGGGGCTGTTCCAAGTTTTTTAGGTCTTTACGATTTTCCAAACTCGCTATGTATGAGTCCAAACTCTCAAGTTGTTCATGGAATTCCAAATAACAAACCATTGGAGAGTGGCGATGTTATCTCTGTAGATTGTGGTGCTTACAAAAATGGGTATCATGGTGATCACGCCTACTCTTTTGAAATTGGAGAAGTAGCGCCAGAGACTAAAAAATTATTACAGATTACAAAAGAATCTTTATATGTAGGAATCCGAGAATTCAAACTTGGAAATCGCGTAGAGGATGTTGGTAATGCTATTCAAAAATACACTGAAGCTCATGGCTACGGTGTGGTTCGCGAATTAGTAGGTCATGGTGTTGGGCAAAAAATGCACGAAGATCCTGAAATGCCTAATTATGGAAAAAAAGGTAGAGGAAAACTTTTTGTTGAAGGAATGGTTGTAGCAATCGAACCGATGATCAACCTTGGAACCAGAAACATCAAACAACATAAAGACGGTTGGACAATTACGACTGCTGACGGAAAACCAAGTGCCCATTTTGAGCATGATGTAGCTATAATTGATGGCAAACCAGAGATTCTTTCTACTTTTGCTTACATCTATAAAGCATTAGGAATTGTAAGTAATGAAGAAGATGAATTTAGAAAAACTCCTTTAGTTCTGTAA
- a CDS encoding class I SAM-dependent methyltransferase — MKKLFKLILNSIPRPLLIRLSYVARPIIAFSLKGDKYTDPIDGKSFKSMLPYGYETQRNNVLSPSTLSLERHRLLWLYLNEETDFFTSKEKKKVLHFAPEQAFYKLFRNQKNLDYTTTDLFSPLADVKADICNLPFEDNQYDVILCNHVLEHIPDDTKAMQELYRVLKPGGLAILQIPQDLSRATTFADDTITDQKERAKIFGQYDHVRIYGRDYFDKLRSIGFKVIEEDYTNKIAPELVEKYCLAKGEIIPVCFK; from the coding sequence ATGAAGAAACTTTTTAAACTTATTCTCAATAGCATTCCTCGCCCATTACTTATTCGTTTAAGTTATGTTGCACGCCCAATAATTGCTTTTTCATTAAAAGGAGACAAATACACCGATCCTATTGATGGAAAAAGTTTTAAATCGATGTTGCCTTATGGATACGAAACGCAACGCAATAATGTGCTTTCACCAAGTACACTTTCATTAGAAAGACACCGTTTATTGTGGTTGTATCTAAATGAAGAAACCGACTTTTTCACTTCTAAAGAGAAAAAGAAAGTGTTACATTTTGCACCAGAACAAGCTTTTTATAAGTTATTTAGAAATCAGAAAAATCTAGATTATACTACAACTGATTTATTTTCGCCGCTTGCGGATGTAAAAGCAGATATTTGTAATTTGCCTTTCGAGGACAATCAGTATGATGTTATACTTTGTAATCACGTTTTAGAGCACATTCCAGATGACACTAAAGCCATGCAAGAATTATATCGCGTTTTGAAACCTGGCGGATTGGCAATTTTGCAAATTCCTCAAGACTTATCACGAGCAACTACTTTTGCTGATGACACCATCACTGATCAAAAAGAGCGTGCTAAAATATTTGGACAATATGATCATGTTCGTATTTACGGAAGAGATTATTTCGATAAATTAAGAAGTATTGGTTTCAAAGTAATTGAAGAAGATTATACAAATAAAATTGCACCTGAATTAGTAGAGAAATATTGTTTGGCAAAAGGAGAAATTATTCCTGTTTGCTTTAAATAA
- the gpmI gene encoding 2,3-bisphosphoglycerate-independent phosphoglycerate mutase, producing the protein MNKKVILMILDGWGKSPDPKVSAIDNAYIPFINSLYKNYPSAQLRTDGLNVGLPEGQMGNSEVGHMNLGAGRIIYQDLAKINLAVANDTLAKEPVLVDAFTYAKVNNKKVHFLGLVSDGGVHSHTSHLRGLIDATQEYGLQKVFVHAFTDGRDVDPKSGKHYIQDLQDYIANTSVKVASLIGRYYAMDRDRRWERVKLAYDLLVNGVGTHSTDAVASIEESYEVDVTDEFIHPTVMVDEFDKPLATIEADDVVIFFNFRTDRGRELTEVLSQMDCHEHNMHKLNLYYVTLTNYDETYNNVKVVYNKDNITETLGEVIEKAHKKQIRIAETEKYPHVTFFFSGGRELPFEGESRILKNSPKVATYDLQPEMSAFELTDALVPELNKGEVDFVCLNFANGDMVGHTGIMSAAIQACEAVDKCVEKVITAALANNYTTIVIADHGNCETMINPDGSPNTAHTTNPVPIILVDRDLKEIHDGVLGDIAPTILELMGIEKPEVMTCHSLL; encoded by the coding sequence ATGAATAAAAAAGTAATTCTTATGATTTTGGACGGTTGGGGAAAATCTCCAGATCCAAAAGTTTCTGCTATCGATAATGCCTATATCCCTTTTATAAATAGTTTATACAAAAATTACCCAAGTGCTCAACTTCGAACCGATGGTTTAAATGTAGGTCTGCCCGAAGGACAAATGGGAAACAGTGAAGTGGGACACATGAATCTAGGTGCTGGTAGAATTATATATCAAGATTTAGCTAAAATTAATCTCGCTGTTGCTAATGATACTTTAGCTAAAGAACCCGTATTAGTGGACGCCTTTACTTATGCCAAAGTAAATAACAAAAAAGTTCACTTTTTAGGCCTTGTATCTGATGGTGGTGTACACTCACATACTTCACATTTACGAGGTTTGATTGATGCAACTCAAGAATACGGCTTGCAAAAAGTTTTTGTGCATGCCTTCACCGATGGTCGTGATGTTGATCCAAAATCAGGCAAGCATTATATCCAAGATCTACAAGATTATATAGCTAACACTTCTGTAAAAGTGGCTTCATTAATTGGTCGTTATTACGCTATGGACCGCGACAGACGGTGGGAGAGAGTAAAGTTAGCTTATGATTTATTAGTAAACGGAGTTGGAACACATTCTACTGATGCGGTTGCTTCTATCGAGGAAAGTTACGAAGTAGACGTAACCGATGAATTTATACATCCTACGGTTATGGTGGATGAATTTGACAAACCACTTGCTACAATTGAGGCAGATGATGTTGTGATTTTCTTCAATTTTAGAACGGATAGAGGACGTGAATTGACCGAAGTTTTATCACAAATGGATTGTCATGAACACAACATGCACAAACTTAATTTGTACTATGTCACGCTCACTAATTATGACGAAACTTACAATAACGTAAAAGTCGTTTACAATAAAGATAACATTACAGAAACACTAGGCGAAGTTATCGAGAAAGCGCACAAAAAGCAAATTCGTATTGCTGAGACAGAGAAATATCCTCACGTTACATTCTTCTTTTCTGGTGGGCGAGAATTACCTTTTGAAGGAGAGAGCCGTATCCTAAAAAACTCCCCAAAAGTAGCTACTTACGACTTACAGCCTGAAATGAGTGCCTTTGAATTAACAGATGCATTAGTTCCAGAATTAAACAAAGGAGAAGTAGATTTCGTTTGTCTTAACTTTGCTAATGGCGATATGGTAGGACATACAGGGATAATGAGTGCTGCAATACAAGCCTGCGAAGCAGTTGATAAATGCGTCGAAAAAGTTATTACAGCTGCTCTAGCAAATAATTACACTACTATTGTAATTGCGGATCACGGTAACTGTGAAACGATGATTAATCCTGATGGAAGTCCAAATACGGCACACACTACTAATCCAGTGCCAATTATTTTGGTTGACAGAGATTTAAAAGAAATCCACGATGGTGTTCTTGGAGATATTGCCCCAACAATCTTAGAATTAATGGGAATAGAAAAACCAGAAGTCATGACGTGTCATTCTTTATTATAG